In the Gemmatimonadaceae bacterium genome, one interval contains:
- a CDS encoding TonB-dependent receptor, whose product MTLASFRQRAGRAIAVAGAQVALASASQAQVIRGVAVDSVSREPLSNVIVTLLDSAANFLGAVRTSERGRFVLGGRGSGFYALDARSLGFKRLTSPWIPLEASDTVEVTLRIVRAPITLSPVVVRAERDAILDRPFLGMNLKAMGARILTPSEIESVRGGARDYVDLVQSISPVGYLPKSIDGSAGARCIAWMRTGGCLLVFVDGIRMHDPVQAISVAPPEQVSHVVLIRASEAGVLFGTGSSSGVLMIFTKQYAPPTAR is encoded by the coding sequence GTGACGCTCGCTTCCTTTCGCCAAAGGGCCGGCCGCGCGATCGCGGTCGCCGGAGCGCAGGTCGCCCTCGCGTCGGCCAGCCAGGCGCAGGTGATTCGCGGCGTGGCGGTGGATTCGGTTTCGCGCGAACCGTTGTCCAACGTGATCGTCACCCTGCTGGACTCCGCGGCGAACTTTCTTGGCGCCGTGCGCACCAGCGAGCGCGGTCGCTTCGTCCTCGGCGGACGCGGGAGCGGCTTCTACGCGCTCGATGCACGCTCCCTCGGCTTCAAGCGCCTGACGTCGCCGTGGATTCCGCTGGAAGCGTCGGACACGGTCGAGGTCACGCTGCGCATCGTGCGTGCGCCGATCACACTGTCGCCGGTGGTGGTGCGCGCCGAGCGCGATGCGATCCTCGATCGCCCGTTCCTCGGGATGAACCTCAAGGCGATGGGGGCGAGGATCCTCACGCCGTCAGAGATCGAGTCGGTGCGTGGCGGCGCGCGCGACTACGTCGATCTCGTGCAGTCCATCAGCCCCGTTGGCTACCTGCCCAAGAGCATCGACGGGAGTGCGGGGGCGCGGTGCATCGCGTGGATGCGCACCGGAGGCTGCCTCCTGGTCTTCGTCGACGGCATACGCATGCACGATCCCGTGCAAGCGATCTCGGTCGCGCCGCCCGAGCAGGTGAGCCACGTGGTGCTCATCCGGGCAAGCGAAGCCGGCGTCCTGTTCGGGACGGGATCGTCGTCCGGGGTGCTGATGATCTTCACCAAGCAGTACGCGCCACCGACCGCGCGCTGA